A single region of the Thioalkalivibrio nitratireducens DSM 14787 genome encodes:
- a CDS encoding EAL domain-containing protein has product MRVSVSGSIALAAAYAIAGWVALQVAVPPYSVSQVFPPAGIALSAMLIFGTGVWPGGAAGAAMVQLLASEDAGVHSLAILAAAPVGATAQALFGYWLAQRLIGFPNPLDAGRSITLFLLVVAPVSCLVSASVAVPALMFSGVIGLPDAFFSWWNWWLGDSLGVMVAAPLMFVLFGRPRPVWRPRLFTVALPLLVTLALTMFAFQGIRDSEQRRIEQQFGREAEGVATLTAKRLDAQIDMIVAIERLVGHDPAHTAAEFRRFVLPMLDRHPGTQNFTWNPSVRADERAEFERAVSQSIPGYRVLDRLTDAAVRVAPAAEAEVYFPILHVEPREGNRGVLGLNPASFSPAREAIAAALTEGRPIASEPFLLTQERAAQRGVVIYHAVSGVAGGQPGLVSGAFRMDDLMDAVIGDSLARSLRACLMDRDAAPGNRRLTGPDICGAEAPETGPLSSTFPIAFAGRQWELRVVADDAFLRERRTWVAYATLTFGLFSTGLLGAFLLMTSGQARRIGTLVEQRTAELARTTWSLRDQQDALARAQRIAHLGSWEQEAEDGLLRCSDGLRALVPLPDMERFELRHLLAAFEPGDARRLKEAIERLHTTPDAVELDCGLRNPGASSIVHVVVEGEWKGGRLQRVLGTAQDVTEARRAETDIQRLAHYDGLTGLLNRNLWAMRARSALDIAQRHGDCLAVLFLDLDQFKTVNDSLGHRVGDGLLAETGHRLQSCMRKEDLLARLGGDEFVALLPRLARPHDAGTVARKMLDVLARPMVVDGHELTLSASVGIAVHPADGADVDTLLQHADTAMYSAKDAGRNTFQFFVQEMNVRVLRRLRVGSGLRRALDRNEFTMHFQPQFDAETLVLVGVEALLRWQHPEHGSMLPGEFIPVAEESGLIIPIGDWVMRTVFKQQARWREQGHRHLSVAVNISALQFARPDFADKVARIIAETGADPSRIELEITESALMDGSPSLSRRLQTLTGMGLKLALDDFGTGYSSLAYLKRLPLDRLKLDRSFVRDLPDDPDDAAIALAAISVARDLGMQVIAEGVETPGQREFLIAHGCRWMQGFLFSEPLPVQAFDRCYPPPPESG; this is encoded by the coding sequence ATGCGCGTCTCGGTTTCCGGCTCGATCGCGTTGGCGGCGGCGTATGCGATTGCGGGATGGGTCGCACTCCAGGTCGCGGTGCCGCCCTATTCGGTGTCGCAGGTGTTTCCGCCTGCCGGAATTGCACTGTCGGCCATGCTGATCTTTGGGACGGGCGTGTGGCCGGGGGGGGCCGCCGGGGCCGCGATGGTGCAGCTGCTGGCCAGCGAGGATGCCGGGGTGCACAGCTTGGCGATCCTTGCGGCCGCTCCGGTTGGCGCGACCGCGCAGGCGCTGTTCGGGTACTGGCTGGCCCAGCGCCTGATCGGTTTCCCGAACCCTCTCGATGCCGGCCGCAGCATCACGCTGTTTCTGCTGGTGGTCGCGCCCGTGAGCTGCCTGGTTAGTGCGTCGGTGGCGGTGCCGGCGCTGATGTTCAGTGGCGTGATCGGCTTGCCGGATGCGTTCTTCAGTTGGTGGAATTGGTGGCTCGGAGACAGCCTGGGCGTGATGGTCGCCGCTCCGCTGATGTTCGTGCTGTTCGGGCGGCCGCGGCCGGTGTGGCGGCCCCGGCTGTTCACGGTGGCCCTGCCGCTGCTGGTCACCCTGGCCCTGACGATGTTCGCGTTCCAGGGGATTCGGGACTCGGAGCAGCGCCGCATCGAGCAGCAGTTCGGGCGCGAGGCCGAGGGTGTCGCCACTCTGACGGCCAAACGGCTCGATGCCCAGATCGACATGATCGTCGCGATCGAGCGCCTCGTCGGCCACGATCCCGCACACACCGCCGCTGAGTTCCGGCGGTTTGTCCTGCCGATGCTCGATCGCCACCCGGGTACCCAGAACTTCACGTGGAACCCGAGCGTGCGTGCGGATGAACGTGCGGAGTTCGAACGGGCGGTGTCGCAATCGATCCCGGGGTACCGCGTGCTGGACCGCCTGACAGATGCCGCGGTGCGCGTTGCGCCCGCCGCGGAAGCAGAGGTGTATTTTCCGATCCTGCATGTGGAGCCGCGTGAAGGCAATCGCGGCGTGCTCGGGCTGAATCCGGCGTCGTTTTCGCCCGCGCGCGAAGCAATCGCCGCCGCGCTGACGGAGGGCCGCCCGATCGCAAGTGAGCCGTTCCTGCTGACGCAGGAGCGCGCGGCTCAGCGGGGCGTGGTGATCTACCACGCCGTCTCCGGGGTCGCCGGTGGTCAACCCGGACTGGTGAGCGGAGCCTTCCGGATGGATGACCTGATGGATGCGGTGATCGGGGATTCGCTCGCGCGAAGTCTCCGGGCGTGCCTGATGGATCGCGATGCCGCCCCCGGCAACCGGCGCCTCACGGGACCGGACATCTGCGGCGCCGAAGCGCCCGAGACTGGCCCGCTCTCGTCGACGTTCCCGATTGCGTTTGCGGGACGGCAGTGGGAACTGCGCGTGGTGGCCGACGATGCGTTTCTCCGGGAACGACGCACATGGGTTGCCTATGCCACTTTGACCTTTGGCCTGTTTTCCACCGGCCTGCTCGGAGCCTTTCTGCTGATGACCTCCGGCCAGGCACGGAGGATCGGGACGCTGGTAGAGCAGCGCACCGCCGAACTGGCCAGAACCACGTGGAGCCTTAGGGATCAGCAGGATGCGTTGGCACGAGCCCAGCGGATCGCCCATCTCGGCAGCTGGGAACAGGAGGCGGAGGATGGATTGCTGCGGTGCTCGGACGGATTGCGGGCGCTGGTCCCGCTGCCGGACATGGAACGCTTCGAACTGCGGCATCTGCTGGCTGCATTCGAACCCGGCGATGCGAGGCGCCTGAAGGAAGCGATCGAACGACTGCACACGACCCCTGACGCGGTCGAGCTGGATTGTGGACTGCGGAATCCGGGTGCGTCGTCGATCGTTCATGTCGTCGTCGAGGGTGAGTGGAAGGGCGGGCGTCTGCAGCGGGTGCTGGGTACCGCACAGGATGTAACGGAGGCTCGACGCGCCGAAACGGACATTCAGCGACTGGCCCATTACGACGGGCTGACCGGTTTGCTGAATCGAAACCTCTGGGCAATGCGTGCACGCTCGGCGCTGGATATCGCGCAACGCCACGGCGATTGCCTGGCGGTGCTGTTCCTGGACCTCGACCAGTTCAAGACGGTGAACGATTCGCTGGGTCATCGCGTCGGCGACGGACTGCTGGCCGAGACAGGACATCGTCTGCAGTCGTGCATGCGTAAAGAGGATCTGCTGGCTCGGCTCGGGGGAGACGAGTTCGTGGCCTTGTTGCCGCGGCTTGCACGACCCCACGACGCCGGTACGGTCGCCCGCAAGATGCTGGATGTGCTGGCGCGCCCAATGGTCGTGGACGGCCACGAACTGACGCTGTCGGCCAGTGTCGGTATTGCGGTCCACCCGGCCGACGGCGCGGATGTCGATACCCTGCTGCAACACGCCGACACGGCGATGTACAGTGCCAAGGACGCCGGGCGCAACACCTTCCAGTTCTTCGTGCAGGAGATGAACGTGCGGGTGCTGAGACGCCTGCGGGTGGGGAGCGGGCTGCGGCGGGCGCTCGACCGCAACGAGTTTACGATGCACTTTCAGCCGCAGTTCGATGCCGAGACCCTGGTTCTGGTTGGTGTCGAGGCATTGCTGCGCTGGCAACATCCGGAACACGGTTCGATGCTGCCGGGCGAGTTCATCCCGGTCGCCGAGGAATCGGGGCTCATCATCCCGATCGGCGACTGGGTCATGCGCACGGTATTCAAGCAGCAGGCGCGCTGGCGTGAGCAGGGTCACCGGCACCTGTCCGTGGCGGTCAACATCTCGGCGCTGCAGTTTGCACGGCCCGATTTCGCCGACAAGGTCGCACGGATCATCGCCGAGACCGGTGCCGATCCCTCCCGGATCGAACTCGAGATCACCGAGAGTGCGCTGATGGACGGTTCGCCGTCGCTGAGCCGGCGGCTGCAGACGCTGACGGGGATGGGCCTGAAGCTGGCGCTGGATGATTTCGGTACCGGCTACTCAAGCCTCGCCTACCTGAAGCGGCTGCCGCTCGACCGCCTCAAGCTCGACCGTTCTTTCGTCCGGGATCTTCCGGACGACCCGGACGATGCGGCGATCGCGCTGGCAGCCATCTCGGTGGCCCGTGACCTGGGCATGCAGGTGATCGCAGAGGGCGTCGAGACCCCGGGGCAGCGCGAGTTTCTGATCGCCCATGGCTGCCGGTGGATGCAGGGATTCCTGTTCTCGGAGCCGTTGCCGGTGCAGGCGTTCGACCGCTGCTATCCGCCGCCTCCGGAGTCGGGATGA
- a CDS encoding DUF3634 family protein, translated as MAAVFAVFLMHVRVRFVIDLNDGRARVLRGDPPSAFVRGCSDVARLYRVRRGRIVGVRTAGGIELRFSRDLPERAHQPLRNVWVPPGSGGPGGGRAAGG; from the coding sequence ATGGCGGCGGTGTTCGCGGTGTTCCTGATGCACGTGCGCGTACGCTTCGTGATCGACCTGAACGACGGGCGGGCGCGCGTGCTGCGCGGGGATCCGCCGTCCGCGTTCGTGCGCGGCTGCAGCGACGTCGCGCGGCTGTACCGGGTCCGCCGGGGGAGGATCGTCGGGGTACGCACTGCGGGCGGCATTGAACTGCGCTTTTCCCGCGATTTGCCGGAACGCGCTCACCAGCCGCTGCGCAACGTCTGGGTGCCACCGGGCAGCGGCGGGCCCGGGGGTGGCCGGGCAGCAGGCGGGTGA
- a CDS encoding GlxA family transcriptional regulator: protein MSAAPEASTPVTAAILAFPEATASVMYGLNDLFHSAGRDWGMIVSGTPGAALVMPRIVAARNEPFGVANGVTVVPDAVLGETSAPDLVCIPEILVAPTTSLAGRFDREIDWLRACYRQGSILAAACSGALLLAEAGLLDGEDATTHWAYCDALATRFPEVRVQRQRSLVAAGEGQRLIMAGGGSSWLDLGLFLIARVAGVDAAMQLARIYLIDWHHVGQQPFARLSASRQTEDAVVAKCQVWAATHYNAPAPVAAMARIAGLSERSLVRRFQKATGMTPIQYVHAVRIEEAKQMLEATRAPVEAIAQDLGYEDASFFIRLFKRAVKLTPSQYRRKFGRLREVLRCAQPAASGEVR, encoded by the coding sequence ATGAGTGCCGCGCCCGAGGCCTCTACGCCCGTCACCGCGGCGATCCTCGCGTTCCCCGAGGCCACGGCGTCGGTGATGTACGGCCTGAACGACCTGTTTCACTCGGCGGGGCGGGACTGGGGGATGATCGTCAGCGGCACACCCGGCGCGGCGCTGGTTATGCCGCGGATCGTGGCCGCACGAAACGAGCCATTCGGCGTTGCGAACGGTGTGACCGTGGTGCCGGATGCGGTGCTGGGCGAGACGTCCGCCCCGGATCTCGTCTGCATCCCCGAGATTCTCGTGGCCCCGACGACTTCACTCGCCGGGCGGTTCGATCGGGAGATCGACTGGCTCAGGGCGTGTTACCGCCAGGGCTCGATTCTCGCCGCTGCCTGCTCCGGTGCGCTGTTGCTGGCCGAGGCGGGGTTGCTGGACGGCGAGGATGCCACCACCCACTGGGCGTATTGCGATGCGCTGGCGACGCGCTTCCCCGAGGTGCGTGTACAGCGTCAGCGCTCGCTGGTGGCAGCGGGCGAGGGGCAGCGCCTGATCATGGCGGGTGGGGGATCGTCATGGCTCGATCTCGGCCTGTTCCTGATCGCCCGGGTCGCCGGGGTTGATGCGGCGATGCAACTCGCGCGGATCTACCTGATTGACTGGCACCATGTCGGCCAGCAGCCGTTCGCGCGGCTCTCGGCGAGCCGGCAGACGGAGGATGCCGTGGTCGCCAAGTGCCAGGTCTGGGCGGCGACGCATTACAATGCGCCGGCGCCGGTCGCGGCCATGGCGCGCATCGCCGGGCTGTCCGAACGCTCGCTGGTGCGGCGATTTCAGAAGGCGACCGGGATGACGCCGATCCAGTACGTGCATGCTGTCCGCATCGAGGAGGCCAAGCAGATGCTCGAAGCGACCCGGGCTCCGGTGGAGGCGATCGCCCAGGATCTTGGATACGAAGACGCCAGTTTCTTCATCCGTCTGTTCAAGCGCGCGGTGAAGTTGACCCCTTCCCAGTACCGGCGCAAGTTCGGCAGGCTGCGCGAGGTGCTCCGCTGCGCGCAGCCGGCGGCCAGCGGCGAAGTCCGTTGA
- a CDS encoding tetratricopeptide repeat protein encodes MKQTDLLGNPATGTTDAALLHYTQALHELHCWRADPVATIETAIAEAPEFAMAQLLHAWLHLLSTEPDGVAVARADLERVQQLPLNHRERGHAEAVAAFASGHWQWATRILEDVSIDYPRDALALQVGHLGDYLRGDSRMLRDRVARVFGRWGSRDPGYHALLAMFAFGCEENGDYRRAEDFGRRALDLEPEDAWAHHAVAHTFEMEGRARMGIEWMRERERFWANDNFLAIHNWWHLALFHLDLNDVDTALALFDGPIHGTHSRIAVDLIDASALLWRLQLRGVDVHSRWQSLAAAWREVAHPGLYAFNDFHAMMAWVGSGDGERAARWTAAQSTQDRDPAGEQASDNAAIAASLGKPLLEALAAFGRGEYAAAAGLLRDLRPAAHRLGGSHAQRDVIDLTLVEAARTAGQFPLARALVAERIHLKPDSGWNRDLEQRIAA; translated from the coding sequence ATGAAACAGACCGACCTGCTTGGCAACCCTGCCACTGGGACCACCGACGCAGCCCTGCTGCACTACACGCAAGCACTGCACGAGCTGCATTGCTGGCGCGCCGACCCGGTCGCGACCATCGAAACGGCGATCGCGGAGGCCCCGGAGTTCGCGATGGCGCAGCTGCTGCACGCCTGGCTGCACCTGCTCAGCACCGAGCCCGACGGCGTCGCGGTGGCGCGCGCCGACCTCGAACGAGTGCAGCAGTTGCCGCTGAACCACCGCGAGCGTGGCCATGCCGAGGCGGTCGCCGCGTTCGCGTCTGGCCACTGGCAGTGGGCCACACGCATCCTGGAAGACGTGTCGATCGACTACCCGCGCGACGCGCTGGCGCTGCAGGTGGGTCACCTCGGCGACTATCTGCGCGGCGACTCGCGCATGCTCCGGGACCGTGTCGCCCGGGTATTCGGCCGGTGGGGCAGCCGCGACCCGGGCTACCATGCGCTGCTGGCCATGTTCGCGTTCGGCTGCGAAGAAAACGGCGACTACCGGCGCGCCGAGGACTTCGGCCGCCGTGCGCTGGACCTGGAGCCGGAGGATGCCTGGGCGCACCATGCGGTGGCCCACACGTTCGAGATGGAGGGCCGTGCCCGCATGGGCATCGAGTGGATGCGCGAACGCGAACGCTTCTGGGCCAACGACAACTTCCTCGCCATCCACAACTGGTGGCATCTGGCGCTGTTCCATCTCGACTTGAACGATGTCGACACAGCGCTGGCGTTGTTCGACGGCCCGATCCACGGCACCCACTCCAGGATCGCGGTCGACCTGATCGACGCCTCGGCCCTGCTTTGGCGACTGCAGCTACGCGGTGTGGACGTGCACAGCCGTTGGCAATCGCTGGCCGCAGCCTGGCGCGAGGTCGCGCACCCGGGCCTGTACGCGTTCAACGACTTCCACGCGATGATGGCGTGGGTCGGCAGCGGCGACGGCGAGCGAGCCGCGCGCTGGACCGCGGCCCAATCGACGCAGGATCGCGACCCGGCGGGTGAGCAAGCAAGCGATAACGCTGCAATCGCGGCATCGCTGGGCAAGCCGCTGCTCGAAGCGCTCGCGGCGTTCGGCCGCGGCGAATATGCGGCCGCGGCTGGATTGCTGCGCGACCTGCGGCCGGCTGCCCATCGCCTCGGTGGGAGCCACGCCCAGCGCGACGTGATCGACCTGACGCTGGTCGAGGCGGCCCGCACCGCCGGGCAGTTCCCGCTGGCCCGGGCACTGGTGGCCGAGCGCATCCACCTGAAACCCGACAGCGGCTGGAACCGGGATCTGGAACAGCGCATCGCCGCCTGA
- a CDS encoding YaeQ family protein, with product MALKATIFKVDLQVADMDRSHYGSHVLTLARHPSETDERLMMRLLAFCLYASDSLRFGRGLSTEDEADLFDPDPTGSIAHWVDVGTPDARDIRKACGQARQVTVLAYGRTVGVWWRQHGVLLSGQRNLTVLRVSQEAGETLAALASRNMNVQCTIQEGIAWVTCGDRTVEVALEALLRPGA from the coding sequence ATGGCCCTGAAAGCGACGATCTTCAAGGTGGATCTCCAGGTCGCCGACATGGACCGGTCGCATTACGGCAGCCATGTGCTGACATTGGCACGCCATCCGTCCGAGACCGACGAGCGCCTGATGATGCGGCTGCTGGCCTTCTGTCTGTACGCGAGCGACAGCCTGCGCTTTGGCCGGGGATTGTCCACCGAAGACGAGGCCGACCTGTTCGACCCGGACCCGACCGGCTCGATCGCGCACTGGGTCGATGTCGGAACGCCGGACGCGCGCGACATCCGCAAGGCCTGCGGGCAGGCGCGGCAGGTCACGGTGCTGGCCTACGGCCGTACCGTGGGCGTCTGGTGGCGCCAGCATGGCGTGTTGCTGTCCGGGCAGCGCAACCTCACGGTGCTGCGGGTGTCCCAGGAGGCCGGCGAGACCCTGGCCGCGCTGGCGTCCAGGAACATGAACGTTCAGTGCACGATTCAGGAAGGAATCGCCTGGGTCACCTGTGGGGATCGCACCGTCGAGGTCGCACTGGAGGCGCTGCTGCGGCCGGGAGCCTGA
- a CDS encoding LysR substrate-binding domain-containing protein, giving the protein MIELRHLRTLSALSDAGSLTAAAGRLHLTQSALSHQLKELEDRLGVVLVDRSTRPLRPTQAGRALLSLADRVIPQVDETLAGLSELVRGERGRLYIAGECHSCLEWLLPRLRVYRDRFPGVELDVVLSASLDPLPRLLEGSLDVVLSPDRRDLPGLTWMPLFAYETRLAMAAGHPLAARRHVLPADLAGETLLTYPVSRARLDVFVGFLWPAGVEPRRVRVVESTTMLIELAALGQGIVALPDWACAHAVADGRVQTAALGAAGLAGTLYAAVRAADAPLPHMAGFLDAVRG; this is encoded by the coding sequence ATGATCGAATTGCGCCACCTGAGGACGCTGTCGGCCCTGTCCGACGCCGGCAGTCTGACCGCGGCCGCCGGCAGGCTGCACCTGACCCAGTCGGCGCTGTCGCATCAGCTGAAGGAGCTGGAGGACCGGCTGGGTGTGGTGCTGGTGGACCGTTCCACCCGGCCGCTGCGACCGACGCAGGCGGGCCGGGCGCTTCTGTCCCTGGCGGATCGCGTGATTCCGCAGGTGGACGAGACGCTCGCCGGGCTCTCGGAACTGGTGCGCGGGGAGCGCGGGCGCCTGTATATCGCGGGCGAGTGTCACAGTTGCCTGGAATGGCTCTTGCCGCGCCTGCGTGTCTACCGGGACCGGTTCCCCGGCGTCGAACTCGACGTGGTGCTGTCCGCCAGCCTGGACCCGCTGCCACGACTCCTGGAAGGAAGCCTGGACGTGGTGCTGAGCCCCGACCGGCGCGATCTGCCGGGCCTGACGTGGATGCCGCTGTTTGCCTACGAAACGAGGCTGGCGATGGCGGCCGGGCATCCACTGGCCGCGCGTCGCCACGTGTTGCCCGCCGACCTGGCAGGCGAGACTCTGCTTACCTACCCGGTTTCGCGGGCTCGGCTGGACGTCTTCGTGGGTTTTCTGTGGCCGGCCGGCGTCGAGCCACGACGGGTTCGGGTCGTCGAGAGCACCACCATGCTGATCGAACTCGCGGCTTTGGGCCAGGGGATCGTGGCATTGCCGGACTGGGCCTGCGCCCATGCCGTGGCCGATGGCCGGGTACAGACCGCAGCGCTGGGGGCCGCGGGCCTGGCCGGAACCCTGTACGCAGCGGTGCGGGCCGCCGACGCGCCTTTGCCCCACATGGCCGGTTTCCTCGACGCGGTGCGAGGCTGA
- the metE gene encoding 5-methyltetrahydropteroyltriglutamate--homocysteine S-methyltransferase, producing MTILHTLGMPRIGANRELKWALEDYWKGSGNADALLGVARELRARHWALQADAGCRYVAVGDFSLYDHVLDMSTRLGVVPARFAATNDAVELDTVFRMARGRAPSGRPAFACEMTKWFDTNYHYIVPELVPDQRFALSRADLFEHVEEAKSLGYRPKAVLTGPLTWLWLAKARAGLDKLGLLDALVQAYGAMLARLYALQVEWVQLDEPILALDLPAAWRVAFERAYHGLQRTHPRILVASYFGGLGDNLVTAARLPIAGLHVDGVSAPDELAQVADWLPRHKVLSAGCVDGRNVWRSDLGAVLNRLEPLQARLGDRLWLAPSCSLLHVPLDLATESELDPELRSWLAFGRQKIEELSLLGRALERGRETVAEALAGNHSALATRRASARVVRPEVRARLAAIDPGDARRPSPYPQRARVQQTWLQLPAYPTTTIGSFPQTAAIRNARRDFRSGRLSREGYETRMRAEIADAVAAQERLGLDVLVHGEPERNDMVEYFGEQLSGYAITRGGWVQSYGSRCVKPPIIYGDVARPSPMTVAWSRFAQSLTKRPVKGMLTGPITMLKWSFVRDDQPRFVTARQIALALRDEIADLEAAGIGIIQVDEPAFREALPLRAGDRDRYLEEAVTAFRLATAVASDRTQIHTHMCYSEFNDIITAIAALDADVITIETARSDMELLGAFAEFEYPNGIGPGVYDIHSPNVPEVDAMVGLMQKAAARIPAQRLWVNPDCGLKTRAWPEVEAALAGMVEAAHRLRSSGRVEPIAMGTAAASAAIR from the coding sequence ATGACCATCCTGCATACCCTGGGCATGCCGCGCATCGGCGCAAACCGCGAACTCAAGTGGGCACTCGAGGACTACTGGAAAGGATCGGGTAACGCCGACGCGCTGCTGGGCGTCGCGCGCGAGCTGCGTGCCCGTCACTGGGCCCTGCAGGCCGACGCGGGTTGCCGCTATGTTGCGGTAGGCGACTTTTCCCTGTACGACCACGTGCTGGACATGAGCACCCGCCTGGGTGTCGTCCCGGCCCGGTTCGCAGCCACGAACGATGCCGTGGAGCTCGACACCGTGTTCCGGATGGCCAGAGGACGGGCACCGTCCGGCAGACCCGCCTTTGCCTGCGAGATGACGAAGTGGTTCGACACCAACTACCACTATATCGTGCCGGAACTGGTACCGGACCAGCGCTTCGCACTGTCGCGCGCGGACCTGTTCGAACACGTCGAGGAAGCGAAAAGTCTGGGCTATCGCCCAAAGGCCGTGCTGACGGGTCCGCTGACCTGGCTCTGGCTGGCCAAGGCCCGCGCCGGGCTGGACAAGCTCGGCCTGCTCGATGCCCTGGTCCAGGCCTATGGGGCGATGCTGGCCCGCCTCTACGCGCTGCAGGTGGAATGGGTACAGCTCGATGAACCGATCCTGGCCCTGGACCTGCCGGCGGCCTGGCGCGTTGCATTCGAACGCGCCTACCACGGCCTGCAGCGAACGCACCCGCGCATCCTGGTGGCCAGTTACTTCGGCGGCCTGGGGGACAACCTGGTGACTGCCGCCCGGCTACCCATTGCCGGCCTGCATGTCGACGGTGTCAGCGCCCCGGACGAACTAGCGCAGGTTGCGGACTGGCTGCCCCGGCACAAGGTGCTTTCCGCGGGCTGCGTGGACGGAAGGAACGTCTGGCGCAGCGATCTCGGCGCCGTGCTGAACCGCCTGGAGCCGCTGCAGGCCCGGCTTGGCGACCGGCTCTGGCTCGCACCTTCCTGCTCGCTGCTGCACGTGCCCCTGGACCTGGCCACCGAATCCGAACTCGATCCCGAGCTCCGTTCCTGGCTGGCGTTCGGCCGGCAGAAAATCGAGGAGCTGAGCCTGCTGGGCCGGGCGCTCGAGCGCGGGCGCGAAACGGTGGCCGAGGCCCTCGCCGGCAACCACAGCGCGCTGGCGACACGCCGGGCATCGGCACGCGTCGTCCGGCCGGAGGTGCGGGCGCGGCTGGCCGCCATCGACCCCGGCGATGCACGGCGACCTTCCCCCTATCCGCAGCGCGCCCGCGTCCAGCAGACATGGCTGCAGCTGCCGGCCTACCCTACCACGACGATCGGCTCCTTCCCCCAGACCGCGGCGATCCGCAACGCCCGCCGGGACTTCCGTTCCGGCCGCCTGAGCCGGGAGGGCTACGAGACGCGCATGCGCGCCGAGATCGCCGATGCCGTGGCCGCACAGGAACGGCTGGGCCTGGACGTGCTGGTACACGGCGAGCCGGAGCGCAACGACATGGTCGAGTATTTCGGCGAGCAACTGTCCGGATACGCGATTACTCGGGGTGGCTGGGTACAGTCCTATGGTTCCCGTTGCGTGAAACCCCCGATCATCTACGGCGACGTGGCCCGCCCATCGCCGATGACGGTGGCCTGGAGCCGCTTCGCCCAGTCGCTCACCAAACGGCCCGTAAAGGGCATGCTCACGGGTCCAATCACGATGCTGAAATGGTCGTTCGTGCGCGACGACCAGCCACGGTTCGTGACCGCCCGCCAGATCGCACTGGCGCTGCGCGACGAGATCGCCGATCTGGAAGCCGCGGGCATCGGGATCATCCAGGTCGACGAACCGGCGTTCCGGGAGGCGCTGCCGCTGCGCGCAGGCGATCGCGACCGGTACCTCGAAGAGGCGGTGACCGCGTTCCGGCTGGCCACCGCGGTCGCCTCCGACCGCACGCAGATCCACACGCACATGTGCTATTCGGAGTTCAACGACATCATTACCGCCATAGCGGCCCTGGACGCGGATGTGATCACCATCGAGACCGCACGCTCTGACATGGAACTTCTCGGTGCGTTCGCCGAGTTCGAGTACCCGAACGGGATCGGTCCCGGCGTATACGACATCCATTCGCCCAACGTACCCGAGGTCGACGCGATGGTGGGGTTGATGCAGAAGGCCGCGGCGCGGATCCCCGCGCAACGTCTCTGGGTGAACCCCGACTGCGGTCTGAAGACGCGAGCCTGGCCGGAGGTCGAGGCAGCGCTGGCCGGGATGGTGGAAGCGGCGCACAGGCTGCGTTCATCGGGCCGGGTGGAACCCATTGCCATGGGTACTGCCGCGGCCTCCGCTGCGATCCGGTAG
- a CDS encoding SagB/ThcOx family dehydrogenase, giving the protein MYRWLVAMLMMWAPLQTQGDMEPGTNPAVDLPEPRLAGTVSIEQTLAERRSVRSFAPAALDLDQVSQLAWAAQGVTRRADGFRTAPSAGATYPLEIDLLVSGMAEIPDGVYRYDPGRHRLEHRITGDLRRALHDAALRQSPILAAPVVMVISGQVSRTARRYGARATRYVFMEAGHAAQNVYLQGVALDIGTVVIGAFHDREVTAVLELREGEQPLYILPLGRTTDR; this is encoded by the coding sequence ATGTACCGATGGCTGGTTGCTATGCTCATGATGTGGGCACCCTTGCAAACCCAGGGCGACATGGAACCCGGAACGAATCCTGCGGTCGACCTTCCCGAACCCCGGTTGGCGGGCACGGTCAGCATCGAACAGACACTGGCCGAGCGCCGGTCGGTACGCAGCTTCGCGCCCGCAGCGCTGGACCTGGACCAGGTCTCGCAACTCGCCTGGGCGGCGCAGGGCGTCACCCGGCGCGCGGACGGCTTCCGTACGGCGCCGTCGGCCGGGGCGACGTACCCGCTCGAGATCGACCTGCTGGTCTCGGGGATGGCGGAGATCCCGGACGGGGTTTATCGCTACGATCCCGGTCGGCACCGCCTGGAGCACCGGATCACGGGCGACCTACGCCGCGCCCTCCACGATGCGGCATTGCGCCAGTCGCCCATTCTCGCGGCCCCGGTCGTGATGGTCATTTCGGGCCAGGTCTCGCGCACCGCCCGGCGCTACGGCGCCCGGGCCACGCGGTACGTGTTCATGGAGGCGGGGCACGCGGCACAGAACGTCTACCTGCAGGGGGTCGCGCTGGACATCGGCACCGTCGTGATCGGCGCCTTTCACGACCGCGAGGTCACGGCCGTGCTTGAACTCCGCGAGGGCGAGCAGCCGCTGTACATCCTGCCGCTGGGGAGAACGACCGACCGCTGA